From a single Bacillus sp. NEB1478 genomic region:
- a CDS encoding DUF3397 family protein, with protein sequence MKRPNVAHRLPRGKRATCNGNQLLSKATMNTKSAKIKKRKMAFEAGTDVTTFFLLISINRLFVEIWGHTYYWILIILFLSGCFL encoded by the coding sequence GTGAAACGTCCGAATGTGGCTCACCGCCTGCCCCGCGGAAAGCGAGCAACCTGCAACGGAAATCAACTACTTTCAAAAGCAACAATGAATACGAAATCAGCCAAAATAAAAAAACGAAAAATGGCTTTTGAAGCAGGGACGGATGTAACAACTTTTTTCTTACTTATTTCGATAAACAGATTGTTTGTGGAAATTTGGGGTCATACCTATTATTGGATCCTTATTATTTTGTTTTTAAGCGGCTGTTTTTTATAA
- a CDS encoding 2-dehydropantoate 2-reductase, producing MRVSVIGGGAIGLLISYFLKLNQHEPVLYTRTLEQAKAINQSGLTYIDNFGNTETIHIEVKQVEEYAGFEDYCVVTVTQNAIKDLRFLHQRTFNNISLLFLQNGMGHIDWIKNLPQENISVGVVEHGAMKEGYTSVHHVGMGKVKVSAFRGNFALDWQSIFSKVELFPVTLESNWEKMLLIKLIINASINPVTAMLRIPNGQLLDNGYAYKMMKHLFEETIHVLNMNGMKDDLWKELLTICRNTSLNRSSMLKSIESGKQTEIDSITGEIIKQANSMNKPVPFSRFAYYAVKGLEWRG from the coding sequence ATGAGAGTAAGTGTGATTGGCGGAGGAGCCATCGGATTATTAATTTCATATTTTCTTAAATTAAATCAACATGAACCGGTTCTTTATACGCGTACACTGGAACAGGCAAAAGCAATAAATCAATCAGGTTTAACATATATTGATAATTTCGGAAATACGGAAACCATACATATAGAAGTGAAGCAAGTAGAGGAATACGCAGGATTTGAAGACTATTGTGTTGTAACGGTAACGCAAAACGCCATTAAAGACCTGCGCTTTTTACATCAAAGGACGTTTAATAATATTTCGCTCTTGTTTCTGCAAAATGGAATGGGTCATATTGACTGGATAAAGAACTTGCCGCAAGAAAATATAAGCGTTGGTGTTGTTGAACATGGTGCAATGAAAGAGGGTTATACCTCTGTCCATCATGTTGGGATGGGGAAGGTTAAAGTTTCAGCATTCAGAGGCAATTTTGCTCTAGATTGGCAATCCATTTTTTCAAAGGTAGAATTATTTCCAGTCACATTGGAATCTAACTGGGAAAAGATGTTGTTGATAAAGCTAATTATAAATGCTTCAATCAACCCTGTTACAGCAATGCTTCGTATTCCAAATGGTCAATTATTAGATAATGGGTATGCATATAAGATGATGAAACATCTATTTGAAGAAACGATTCATGTTTTAAATATGAACGGAATGAAAGATGATTTATGGAAGGAATTGTTAACGATTTGCAGAAATACTTCCTTGAATCGATCTTCCATGCTAAAAAGCATCGAGAGTGGGAAACAAACTGAAATTGATAGCATTACGGGAGAAATTATAAAGCAAGCAAATAGTATGAATAAACCAGTACCGTTTTCTCGTTTTGCCTATTATGCTGTGAAAGGATTGGAATGGAGAGGATAA
- a CDS encoding acyl-CoA carboxylase subunit beta produces the protein MVAKLEDQLKEKIDQIEAGGAQKYHEKNSAQNKMFVRDRLKQLFDDGEYSVEDAKFANNQAGDLPADGVVTAIGKVGGKTVCVMANDSTVKAGSWGARTVEKIIRIQETAMKLKVPMMYLVDSAGARITDQIDMFPNRRGAGKIFYNQVKMSGMVPQVCVLFGPSAAGGAYIPAFCDIVIMVDQNASMYLGSPRMAEKVIGEKVTLEEMGGARMHCSVSGCGDLLASDETEAISEARRYLSYFPGNYKEAVPVIESVSPKAGRELEEIVPENQNVPFDMYEFIDRLIDEDSFFEMKKLFAQEIITGFGRMDGKPVGIIANQPKVKGGVLFVDSADKAARFITLCDAFSIPLLFLSDVPGFMIGTKVERAGIIRHGAKLIAAMSDVTVPKISVIVRKAYGAGLYAMAGPAFEPDCCLALPTAQIAVMGPEAAVNAVYSNKINEIEDVKERIQYVQQKQLEYKEHIDIYKLASEMIIDDIVSPSSLRSELINRYKFYKNKEMIFSERKHPVYPV, from the coding sequence ATGGTTGCTAAACTAGAAGATCAATTAAAAGAAAAAATTGACCAAATAGAAGCAGGCGGTGCACAAAAATATCACGAAAAAAACAGTGCTCAAAATAAGATGTTTGTTCGGGACCGTCTGAAACAATTGTTTGATGATGGAGAATATAGCGTTGAAGATGCAAAGTTTGCTAACAATCAAGCTGGAGACCTTCCTGCTGATGGTGTTGTCACGGCTATCGGAAAAGTTGGCGGTAAAACGGTTTGTGTTATGGCGAATGATTCAACGGTAAAAGCCGGTTCTTGGGGTGCAAGAACGGTAGAAAAAATTATCCGTATTCAAGAAACGGCTATGAAGCTGAAAGTTCCGATGATGTACCTTGTTGATTCTGCAGGTGCAAGAATTACAGACCAAATCGATATGTTTCCAAACCGCCGAGGTGCAGGGAAAATATTTTATAACCAAGTCAAAATGTCAGGAATGGTTCCGCAAGTTTGTGTACTATTTGGACCTTCTGCAGCTGGTGGAGCTTATATACCAGCATTCTGTGACATCGTTATCATGGTCGATCAAAATGCATCAATGTACTTAGGAAGTCCGCGTATGGCTGAAAAAGTCATCGGTGAGAAGGTAACCTTGGAAGAGATGGGCGGAGCAAGAATGCATTGTTCTGTAAGTGGATGCGGTGATTTACTGGCGTCAGATGAAACAGAAGCGATTTCAGAAGCACGCCGTTACTTATCTTATTTTCCAGGTAATTACAAGGAAGCTGTGCCGGTGATAGAAAGCGTTTCTCCAAAAGCCGGAAGAGAACTTGAGGAAATTGTACCGGAAAATCAAAACGTGCCTTTTGATATGTATGAGTTTATCGACCGATTGATCGACGAAGATAGCTTTTTTGAAATGAAAAAACTATTCGCGCAAGAAATTATTACAGGATTTGGACGTATGGATGGAAAGCCAGTAGGAATTATCGCGAATCAGCCTAAAGTTAAAGGCGGAGTTCTATTCGTTGATTCTGCAGACAAAGCAGCTCGCTTTATTACTTTATGCGATGCTTTCTCAATCCCACTTCTCTTCTTATCAGATGTACCAGGATTTATGATCGGCACTAAAGTTGAACGGGCAGGAATCATCAGACATGGTGCAAAGTTAATCGCTGCGATGAGTGATGTTACCGTACCGAAGATTTCAGTTATCGTACGTAAAGCTTATGGTGCAGGGCTATATGCGATGGCAGGACCTGCGTTTGAGCCGGATTGCTGTCTTGCGCTGCCTACAGCCCAAATTGCTGTAATGGGACCGGAAGCTGCGGTAAATGCTGTTTATTCTAATAAAATTAATGAGATAGAAGATGTGAAAGAACGAATTCAATATGTTCAGCAAAAACAACTAGAATACAAAGAACACATCGATATTTACAAACTAGCATCTGAAATGATTATTGATGATATCGTTTCACCTTCTTCTTTAAGAAGTGAACTGATTAACAGATATAAATTTTATAAAAATAAAGAAATGATATTCAGCGAACGGAAACATCCTGTATATCCGGTATAA
- a CDS encoding acetyl-CoA carboxylase biotin carboxyl carrier protein subunit, which produces MKEITASMAGTVWQVLVSEGDEVTAGQTVVILESMKMEIPVDAAEAGTVESIKFASGDFVNEGDVLVTLK; this is translated from the coding sequence ATGAAAGAAATTACAGCATCTATGGCAGGGACAGTATGGCAAGTATTAGTTAGTGAAGGTGATGAAGTTACAGCAGGACAAACTGTTGTGATTCTGGAATCTATGAAAATGGAGATCCCAGTGGATGCGGCAGAAGCTGGAACTGTTGAGAGCATCAAATTTGCATCAGGCGATTTTGTTAATGAGGGTGACGTATTAGTTACTTTGAAATAA
- a CDS encoding acetyl-CoA carboxylase biotin carboxylase subunit: MKKILIANRGEIALRIMKTCKEMNIETVAVYSDADKDLPFVKAADYAVHIGESPVAKSYLQSDAILEAAILHKVDAVHPGYGLLSENDEFAKKIENAGIKFIGPSPQTIEWMGDKIMARKTMQQASVPIVPGTIEPIEDVEEAVKLAEKIGYPVMLKASSGGGGIGMVKCLNEEDLHKHFISSQQRAKNYFGSGRMFIEKCIENARHIEVQIMGDNQGNIVHLFERDCSIQRRNQKVVEESPSPFLTEDLRKSITAAAVDAAKAVDYVNAGTVEFVVSETGEFYFLEMNTRLQVEHPVTESITGVDLVRWQLQVANGEALPLTQDEIVSKGHAIEFRLYAEDPVTFFPSPGKIEELVWPQMEHVRIDLGYEKGNQVTPFYDPMIAKIIVSDFTREGCINKAVQFFNEIEITGLKTNTALFQKLLIEEDFKKGNYTTDFLLKKSVSKP; this comes from the coding sequence GTGAAAAAAATCTTAATTGCTAATCGAGGAGAAATTGCGCTTCGAATTATGAAGACATGTAAAGAAATGAACATTGAAACAGTTGCAGTTTATTCAGACGCAGACAAAGACCTCCCTTTTGTAAAAGCTGCTGATTATGCGGTGCATATTGGGGAATCACCGGTTGCCAAATCTTACTTGCAGAGTGATGCTATTTTAGAAGCTGCTATTTTGCATAAGGTGGATGCTGTCCACCCTGGTTACGGACTTTTATCTGAAAATGATGAGTTTGCCAAAAAAATAGAGAATGCGGGTATAAAATTTATTGGTCCATCACCACAAACCATCGAGTGGATGGGTGACAAAATCATGGCTCGGAAAACGATGCAGCAAGCAAGCGTTCCGATTGTACCTGGTACGATCGAGCCTATAGAAGATGTAGAAGAAGCTGTTAAACTTGCGGAGAAGATCGGCTATCCAGTCATGTTGAAGGCGAGCAGCGGCGGTGGCGGAATCGGAATGGTAAAGTGTTTAAATGAAGAGGACCTTCATAAGCATTTCATTTCAAGTCAGCAGCGTGCAAAGAACTATTTTGGTTCAGGCAGAATGTTTATTGAAAAATGCATCGAAAACGCGAGGCATATTGAAGTTCAGATTATGGGCGACAATCAGGGTAATATTGTTCATTTGTTTGAAAGAGACTGCAGCATTCAACGCAGAAATCAAAAAGTAGTCGAGGAATCACCATCGCCATTTTTAACGGAAGACCTGCGCAAAAGTATAACTGCTGCTGCTGTAGATGCAGCAAAGGCTGTTGATTATGTGAATGCGGGGACTGTTGAATTTGTAGTTAGTGAAACTGGTGAGTTCTACTTTTTAGAAATGAATACACGGCTACAGGTTGAACATCCTGTTACTGAAAGTATCACAGGGGTAGATTTAGTCAGATGGCAGCTCCAGGTTGCAAATGGTGAAGCATTGCCGCTAACACAGGATGAAATTGTTAGTAAAGGTCATGCGATTGAATTTAGACTTTATGCAGAAGACCCGGTTACTTTCTTTCCGTCTCCTGGAAAAATTGAAGAACTTGTATGGCCGCAAATGGAACATGTTAGAATAGACTTAGGTTATGAAAAAGGGAATCAAGTGACACCGTTTTATGATCCTATGATTGCGAAAATTATTGTAAGCGATTTCACAAGGGAAGGCTGTATCAATAAAGCAGTACAATTTTTTAATGAAATAGAAATCACCGGTCTTAAAACGAACACCGCTCTTTTTCAAAAATTATTAATAGAAGAAGATTTTAAAAAAGGTAATTATACTACTGATTTTTTATTAAAAAAGTCTGTATCTAAACCGTAA
- a CDS encoding N-acetyltransferase, translating to MVKYEVKKLLVNYKTLEEFKHFKEYGVQELSMLEDLQDNMIENDSESPFYGIYYGDKLVARMSLYRIEAAYDQYFDPPQDYLELWKLEVLPHHQTKGLGRALVEFAKTLNLPVKTNGRQQSSGFWEKMGFEAVTYNQDRDRGQNPYVWYPKGVSEQRLA from the coding sequence ATGGTTAAGTACGAAGTAAAAAAATTGTTAGTTAACTATAAAACATTGGAAGAGTTCAAGCATTTCAAAGAATATGGTGTTCAGGAACTTTCAATGCTCGAAGATCTGCAGGACAATATGATAGAGAACGACAGCGAGTCACCTTTTTATGGTATTTATTATGGTGATAAATTAGTTGCCAGAATGAGCTTATACCGGATTGAAGCAGCATATGATCAATATTTTGATCCGCCTCAGGATTATTTGGAACTTTGGAAATTAGAAGTCCTTCCTCATCACCAAACAAAAGGGCTTGGCAGAGCATTAGTTGAGTTTGCTAAGACATTAAATCTGCCGGTTAAAACAAACGGAAGACAGCAATCCAGCGGCTTTTGGGAAAAAATGGGCTTTGAAGCAGTAACCTATAATCAAGACCGAGACCGAGGGCAAAATCCTTACGTATGGTATCCAAAAGGAGTAAGTGAGCAACGTCTTGCATAA
- a CDS encoding RsfA family transcriptional regulator produces the protein MTNLRQDAWTQEEDTILAQVTLKHIRDGSTQLVAFEEVGEKLSRTPAACGFRWNSLIRKQYESSISEAKQVRKDRNKRKGKQNTSYAEKTAVVNSRDIKQRSGKHPSIDDVIHFLQQLQLENPQAENLEVENKKLLLKLQEIKKENGHLKKKLDKVMKEFNTVSRDYKELLQIMDRARKLVEVPVNN, from the coding sequence ATGACGAATTTGCGCCAGGATGCCTGGACACAAGAAGAAGATACGATTCTTGCTCAAGTAACACTTAAACACATCAGAGATGGAAGTACACAGTTAGTAGCATTTGAAGAAGTAGGAGAAAAATTATCCCGGACTCCTGCAGCTTGCGGATTTCGATGGAATTCGCTCATCAGAAAACAATACGAAAGTTCAATTTCAGAAGCAAAGCAAGTGAGAAAAGACCGTAATAAAAGAAAAGGAAAACAAAACACTTCATACGCTGAAAAAACGGCTGTGGTTAACAGCCGAGACATAAAGCAAAGAAGCGGAAAACACCCTTCAATCGATGACGTCATTCACTTTTTGCAACAGTTGCAGCTGGAGAATCCACAAGCTGAAAATCTGGAAGTGGAAAATAAAAAGCTGCTCCTCAAACTTCAAGAGATTAAAAAAGAGAATGGGCATCTCAAGAAAAAACTAGATAAAGTAATGAAAGAATTCAATACCGTTTCCAGAGATTATAAAGAATTATTGCAAATCATGGATCGAGCAAGAAAGTTAGTTGAAGTACCTGTGAATAATTAA
- a CDS encoding enoyl-CoA hydratase/isomerase family protein, translated as MTEQPVLWHKNNQIGWITINRPHVRNAINFDVMSKLQELFNLAKDDDDVKVLVITGAGTQAFCSGGDLGAFHSLKTEQEALGMLLKMGKVLEELFFFPKPTVALVNGFAVGGGCELAAACDIRLARAEAKVGFIQGRLGITTGWGGGSYLLERIRQEDAMDLLYSSSPITAKQAMDRGFVQYVIKGSSIKETELYLSRFTKQPLGVITSYKLLQLQRIDKKKLIENVKQEISRCAKLWSSDEHHKRVDAFLRK; from the coding sequence TTGACTGAACAACCTGTACTTTGGCATAAAAATAATCAAATCGGCTGGATTACCATTAACAGACCACATGTGAGAAATGCCATTAATTTTGATGTGATGAGTAAGCTTCAGGAGCTTTTTAATCTGGCAAAAGATGATGATGATGTAAAAGTTTTGGTTATTACAGGAGCCGGAACGCAAGCTTTTTGCTCTGGAGGGGATCTGGGCGCTTTTCATAGTTTAAAAACAGAACAAGAAGCACTGGGTATGTTATTAAAGATGGGAAAGGTACTGGAAGAATTATTTTTCTTTCCAAAACCAACAGTTGCTTTAGTAAATGGATTCGCGGTTGGCGGCGGATGCGAGCTGGCAGCAGCGTGTGATATAAGGCTTGCGCGCGCAGAAGCTAAAGTAGGTTTCATCCAAGGACGATTAGGAATTACAACTGGCTGGGGCGGAGGAAGTTATTTGTTAGAGAGAATCAGGCAAGAAGATGCGATGGATCTTCTTTACAGTTCTTCTCCCATTACTGCTAAACAAGCTATGGATCGCGGTTTTGTTCAATATGTAATTAAAGGCAGCAGCATAAAAGAAACCGAACTGTATTTGAGCAGATTTACGAAACAGCCTCTAGGCGTAATTACTTCATATAAATTACTTCAGCTCCAAAGAATCGATAAGAAAAAATTGATCGAGAATGTAAAACAGGAGATTTCCAGATGTGCAAAACTATGGTCTTCTGATGAACATCATAAAAGAGTAGATGCATTCTTAAGAAAATAA
- the rpmF gene encoding 50S ribosomal protein L32 — protein MAVPFRRTSQTRQAKRRTHYKLSMPGMVKCPQCGEYKLSHRVCRECGSYKGKEVVSK, from the coding sequence ATGGCAGTACCTTTTCGCAGAACATCACAAACTCGCCAAGCGAAGCGTCGTACACACTATAAGCTTTCCATGCCTGGTATGGTAAAGTGTCCACAGTGCGGAGAATACAAGTTATCTCACCGTGTTTGTCGTGAGTGTGGATCTTACAAAGGAAAAGAAGTAGTTAGCAAGTAA
- a CDS encoding YceD family protein → MKWSLQELKNFYRKPLTFEQNVDASGVMEKDQEIRSIEPVHIEGHADVTQQKATFYLTIKGKMVLPCANTLVDVEFPFSVKTTEIFIFDPNYTEYEDEESLHKVEGHYVDLLPIIEEHILLEKPLKITAADVKESPAPDEGEGWQRITDEDLKNRVDPRMAGLAKFFDKDNE, encoded by the coding sequence ATGAAATGGTCACTACAAGAATTAAAAAATTTTTACCGTAAGCCGTTAACATTTGAACAAAATGTTGATGCTAGCGGTGTGATGGAAAAAGACCAAGAGATCAGAAGCATTGAACCTGTTCATATAGAAGGACATGCAGATGTAACTCAGCAAAAAGCCACTTTTTATTTGACAATAAAAGGGAAAATGGTGTTGCCTTGTGCTAACACTTTGGTTGATGTGGAATTTCCATTTTCGGTAAAAACAACGGAAATTTTTATTTTCGATCCCAATTATACGGAATATGAAGACGAAGAAAGCCTTCATAAAGTAGAGGGACATTACGTTGATCTTCTTCCTATCATCGAAGAGCATATTCTGCTTGAAAAGCCGTTGAAAATTACTGCTGCTGATGTTAAGGAAAGTCCAGCTCCGGATGAAGGAGAAGGATGGCAGAGGATTACGGATGAAGACCTAAAGAATCGGGTTGACCCGAGAATGGCCGGTCTAGCTAAATTTTTTGACAAAGACAATGAATGA
- a CDS encoding nucleotidyltransferase — MKAAGVVVEYNPFHNGHYYHLQETKRVTDAACIIAVMSGNFLQRGEPALLSKWSRTKMALSGGADLVIELPYSFATSHAQRFAFGSIFLLQAAGCESFCFGSESGDIPAFQNTHDLLQSQANDFDTYVQEFTSQGLSYPASAAKAYQSLETPLHLDLSKPNNILGFEYIRAARDLGSVIEPFSIKRKNADYHDVALGKGNIASATAIREAVFSHDIHKARNYMPSFTFQSLTEEIEKKGTLMNWERFYPLLRYQLLSSSPSELNQFYEVEEGLEYRMIEAMKISSDFHTFMTNLKTKRYTWTRLQRACLHILNKITKEEMHQILDFPPAYLRILGMTETGQQYLSSIKKSLELPLVTTVSKHDFKGLNMEAKTSLIYAQGVLKNKLEAEKEEFNTPPIRV, encoded by the coding sequence ATGAAGGCTGCTGGTGTTGTTGTAGAATATAATCCGTTTCATAATGGACATTATTATCATTTACAAGAAACGAAAAGAGTAACAGATGCTGCATGTATAATCGCAGTAATGAGCGGCAATTTCCTTCAGCGCGGGGAACCAGCCCTTCTTTCAAAATGGTCTCGTACAAAAATGGCTCTTTCAGGAGGTGCTGACCTCGTAATCGAATTACCGTATTCCTTTGCTACCAGCCATGCACAGCGTTTTGCGTTTGGAAGTATCTTTTTACTACAAGCTGCTGGATGTGAATCTTTTTGTTTTGGAAGTGAATCTGGGGACATTCCAGCTTTTCAAAATACTCACGATCTGCTCCAATCTCAAGCTAATGATTTTGATACATATGTTCAAGAATTTACGTCACAAGGATTATCATATCCTGCTTCAGCTGCAAAAGCATATCAATCACTCGAAACACCGTTACATTTAGATCTTAGCAAGCCAAATAACATATTAGGCTTTGAGTATATTAGAGCTGCACGTGACCTCGGCTCAGTAATAGAACCTTTTTCAATAAAAAGAAAAAATGCAGATTATCATGATGTTGCTCTTGGAAAAGGCAATATTGCCAGCGCAACAGCCATTCGAGAAGCTGTATTTTCTCATGATATTCATAAAGCTCGAAATTATATGCCTTCTTTTACCTTTCAATCTTTAACGGAAGAAATCGAAAAAAAAGGCACTTTAATGAACTGGGAACGATTTTATCCTCTCCTTCGTTATCAACTATTATCTTCAAGTCCTTCTGAATTAAACCAATTTTATGAAGTGGAAGAAGGCTTAGAGTATAGAATGATTGAAGCGATGAAGATATCCTCTGATTTCCATACTTTCATGACAAATTTAAAAACAAAGCGTTATACGTGGACTAGACTTCAGAGAGCGTGTCTTCATATCTTAAATAAAATTACAAAAGAAGAAATGCACCAAATCTTAGACTTTCCTCCTGCTTACCTACGGATATTAGGAATGACAGAGACAGGTCAGCAATATTTAAGTTCCATAAAAAAATCGTTAGAACTTCCGTTGGTAACTACTGTTTCGAAGCATGATTTTAAAGGGCTCAACATGGAAGCAAAAACATCCTTAATTTATGCACAAGGAGTTCTAAAGAATAAGCTGGAAGCAGAGAAAGAAGAATTTAACACACCGCCTATTAGGGTATAG
- a CDS encoding SepM family pheromone-processing serine protease: protein MSNSKDEKKRSFFSKNKGILLTILIFAVLVFYPLPYYITSPGDAMVLDPIIKVEGGDEDKGEFMLLTVAVGKANIPQYIWAKFSDYKEVIPANQIRSDEETDEEYNQRQLQMMEDSQHAATVVAFQSAGKKVDIKYHGVYVTGIMEGMPAEGKLKVADKIIAVDHKSVMTTKELLDVLGPKKAGEKVDLTVLRGEKKMNVNLNVEQFPKKYIQNEGPKAGLGITSPVTDVSIATDPSIKINTSQIGGPSAGLMFTLEIMDQLLDKDMTHGKKIAGTGTMDLEKNVGPIGGIQQKVVAAEDAGAEIFFAPVAGDNYKDALKAKKDIGSKMKIVPVKTLDDALNYLNKL from the coding sequence ATGTCCAATAGTAAAGATGAGAAAAAGAGAAGCTTTTTCTCAAAGAATAAGGGAATTCTTTTAACCATATTGATCTTTGCCGTTTTAGTCTTTTATCCGCTGCCTTATTACATCACATCTCCAGGTGATGCAATGGTACTGGATCCAATTATTAAAGTAGAGGGCGGGGACGAAGATAAGGGGGAATTCATGCTTTTAACAGTAGCGGTGGGCAAAGCAAACATTCCTCAATACATATGGGCAAAATTCAGTGATTATAAAGAAGTTATACCTGCCAATCAAATTCGAAGTGATGAAGAAACCGATGAAGAATACAATCAGCGCCAGCTTCAGATGATGGAAGATTCGCAGCATGCAGCAACTGTTGTAGCGTTTCAGAGTGCTGGAAAAAAAGTAGATATTAAATATCATGGAGTGTATGTTACTGGAATAATGGAAGGCATGCCAGCTGAAGGCAAGTTAAAAGTCGCAGATAAAATAATCGCAGTTGACCATAAATCTGTTATGACAACTAAGGAACTTCTAGATGTACTTGGACCTAAAAAAGCTGGAGAAAAAGTTGATCTTACTGTTCTTCGCGGAGAGAAAAAAATGAATGTGAATCTTAATGTAGAACAGTTTCCGAAAAAATATATTCAAAATGAAGGACCTAAGGCAGGGCTTGGTATTACTTCTCCCGTAACTGATGTTTCGATTGCTACTGATCCTTCCATTAAGATTAATACTTCTCAAATCGGAGGGCCGTCAGCAGGCTTAATGTTTACACTCGAAATTATGGACCAGCTGCTTGATAAAGATATGACACACGGCAAAAAGATAGCAGGGACAGGGACAATGGATCTCGAGAAAAATGTAGGGCCTATCGGAGGTATTCAACAAAAAGTTGTCGCAGCTGAGGATGCGGGGGCTGAGATCTTTTTTGCGCCAGTAGCGGGTGATAACTACAAAGATGCACTAAAAGCAAAAAAAGATATCGGTTCAAAAATGAAGATAGTTCCTGTTAAGACGTTAGATGACGCACTGAATTATTTAAACAAGCTGTAA
- a CDS encoding patatin-like phospholipase family protein encodes MNQPKIGLALGSGGARGFAHVGVIKALRDADIPIDMIAGSSMGALVGAMVCIGQSDENMYRMATLFKRKYYMDYTVPKMGFISGKKIKELMKLLTKQKNIEEAEIPLAIVATDLIKGEKVVFRQGSIADAVRASISIPGILVPEKMDGKLLVDGGVIDRVPVSVVREMGADLVIAVDISHFKAEQQVSSIFDVIFQSIDIMQREMVRWHEVSSDIMIRPMVEQFSSTAFKDVNDIIAIGEESGKKHIPKILEKISEWRESTNVQ; translated from the coding sequence ATGAATCAGCCGAAAATCGGACTTGCTCTTGGTTCAGGAGGAGCTAGAGGATTTGCCCATGTTGGAGTAATTAAAGCTTTGAGAGATGCAGATATCCCTATAGATATGATTGCAGGGAGCAGCATGGGTGCTCTAGTGGGTGCGATGGTTTGCATCGGACAAAGCGATGAGAACATGTATAGAATGGCAACTCTTTTTAAAAGAAAATATTATATGGATTATACAGTGCCGAAAATGGGCTTTATATCTGGAAAAAAAATAAAGGAACTCATGAAACTTCTTACAAAACAAAAAAATATTGAAGAAGCGGAAATTCCTTTAGCAATTGTTGCTACTGATCTAATCAAAGGGGAAAAAGTTGTTTTTAGACAAGGATCAATAGCGGATGCAGTAAGAGCAAGTATATCTATTCCAGGAATACTAGTGCCTGAAAAGATGGATGGCAAGCTATTAGTGGATGGGGGGGTAATTGACAGAGTTCCAGTTTCTGTAGTCAGGGAAATGGGAGCTGACTTAGTTATTGCTGTTGATATATCTCATTTTAAAGCCGAGCAGCAGGTATCCTCTATTTTTGATGTCATCTTTCAAAGTATCGATATTATGCAACGGGAAATGGTAAGATGGCATGAAGTTTCCTCAGATATTATGATCCGTCCAATGGTTGAACAATTTAGTTCAACAGCTTTTAAGGATGTTAATGATATAATTGCTATTGGGGAAGAATCAGGGAAAAAACATATACCGAAAATTCTAGAAAAGATTAGCGAGTGGAGGGAATCAACAAATGTCCAATAG